GCCACCTCGGATTCCTGCTCCTGGCCGAAGCggtgctgtgtgctgctgcCACACGTGAGTCCTTCTTTCACCCtgtcctctctccctgcctctgcgCGTTTGAGGTCCTGAGCCAGTGCAGTGAAAATGGCTGCTCCTTGCACGCACAGCAGTTGCCGGAGCTGTGCTTGGGAACCAGTGGGCGACAGCTAGCTCCAGCATCACCTGCGCTGGAGAAATATGCTGAGCCATTCAGTTATCTATTTCCTGCACTCCACAGATACGCAGAGCTGACCGGAGCTAAGCCTTGGCTCATTTCAACAAATTTCTAACAATATTTCCCCAGCTCAAGCGTGGCTAAAAAGGCAGATGCAGAATGGACTTCTCCCAGTTTGCTCAGCTCAGCTGTGGCTGGGAGAGGTGCGGTCAGAGGCAGTGCTCCCCGCTGGGACAGCCAGACCTGTGGATCCCCGACCTCAGGGAGCCCAGTCAAGGAATTAGATCCTCAAGTCATGGTGGGCAGGCACAGGGCTGGTCCTCTGCTTCTTTACGGGCTCCCAGCTTGACTCAAGTCCTAGGCTGACTCCCTGagctcagggctgggagcccagAAATGGGATTTTAGGCTCAAATTCCACAATCTacagaaaggaaactgaagacCTTAAAAGCTGAGGTCCAGCTGGGCATCCATCTAGCCTTGTACCTGTCTCAATGGGAAACAGCAATGGATGTATAACTGGGCAAGTGTATACCGGTATTTACTCAGGACACTTTCCCAGCCTCTGATGATTTATGGCACCAGAACTGCCTCCGTCAGATGCAGAGTCATTGTATTTAACAGTTTTTACTGGACTTTTCTTCCATCCATTCACGCATTTGGGTTTTGATTGCAACCCATGTAAATTTTTGGCACACACAACATCCTACCAGCAAGAAATTTCACACCTTAACCATGCCTTACATGAAGAAATATCTTTTATGCGCTTAGAACCCGTaacctgctgttttcatttgatTCCCCTTAACTTTTATGCTTTCAGAAATAGTGACAAATTGCTTCTTCCTCCATGCTGTTCGTGATTCTGTTCTTATATTCTCCTCTGTCACATCTTTTTCAGGCTCAGGACACAGTCTATTTAGCTGTTCCTCATATGGAAACAATTCTATCTCTTTGTAGCATCCTCGCCacctttctctgtatttttccagtacTCTTACACCCTGCTTGAGCTGCAGAGAACAGAGCAGCATACAGTATTCAAGACATGAACACACATGGAATTATACAATGCTGTAATAACATTTGCATCTTCGCTATCTAGTCTTTTCCTAGTTTTTCAACTACCAATAAGCACTGCATTCAAAACTGTAAAGCTATGAGATCTCATTTCTGAGTGGCAATAGCTAGTTTAGAGCCCCTCATTCTGTAAGTAGTCACATTTAACTATGCTGAATTTCATATAGTTTTATTCTTGAGTCATTGAGTCTCTACAGTCCTCCCTTCTACTACTTTAAGACACTGTCTTCAGCAGATTAAAGAACTTCACTGTTTACCTGTTTTCCAGAttatgaacattttaaattatttcaacaaTCGAGAAAGCTTTTGGTTCATATATCCTAACCGATTATTTATTCATGTGAAATCCTTCATTCTTATCCCACGGTAACTTAGTTCCTTTATGTGCCTTTAGCGAGGGATCTCATCAAATGCTGCCTGGAACTCAAGCAGACTATAACAAGCAGGTCAGCCTTGTTCCCATGCTCTCTGGCTCCCTCAGCGAAACTCGAATATATTTGTGAGGAATGCACTCATTTTACGGCATATCATATTAATCCACTGTATCTGCTAATTCCGTTCTTCACTGCTGTTTCTACCAGCTTCTCCAATTTGAGCCTCAAACTTTTTGTAATCCTCTAAATCTTCCCtggaagtgtttttaaaaactgtcatcACATTTGCCAACTTTTGTTTCTCGGCCACTGAAGCAGTTTTAAGCAAGATGTTACATGCTATGGTTAATAGCTCGTTTATTTCACTTTTGAATAACTTCCAGACTTTTTGAGCCACCCAATCTAGACAACTTCTTCATTTTGTTGACTTGTTctataattactttttttgtgcCAACACTTCATTTTGAGAGAGATTCTCCATCATTGTAAAGGAAAATTCTAGCACAGAAACCTCTTTTGCTCCTCCTTTGTGAATGAAAATGTAAACTAATGTATTTGATTTTCGTCCTTTATCTTCCCTAAATGCTTCTTTTATATCTACATCATCTTTTGGCCCCACAGACTTTCTGGCAAGCTTTCtactatttttgtatttgaaaaaaaaagattaattagtAGTTTTTATGGTTTTGCAAGTTGTTcctcaaattcttttttttcctgctttactATGTTTCTACATGTAACTTGAgagtttaattattttctgtcttcttagCTTGGCCATCACATCAGCCTTTTTACTTCTAATACACTTTCATCCTCTTTGGCTGGGTCAtctttttattgctgttctAACATCGGCTTTCATTCTCTCTTTCATGGCTAACATACTATCACAGGAAATGCTGAACGTCTTGTCTTCGctacatttttcagcaaaatgaaaaccagaatgaGAAAGACGAAAGTCATTCAGAGTATAAGATCTTTTCTCCTATGATCACCTCACCAAAACTATTACAGTAATCATTTCTTTGGAGTGTAATATTACTCTCTCTATTTTGAACTGAATTGCTCTAATTTTTGTTATGACCAACATCTGTTCTTGAGTGTTTTTCATtgttaaagaagaaatacattgaagttttttgttcctttaaattCAGCAACTGAAAATCTTCAGTGCCATGTGTTAGAGAAACTAGTGCTGAAATCTTTGCTCatctgaaaaaatgtctttgtcttGTCCTGAAGcttgtgaaatgttttatattCGATTGAAATAAACAAAGCACATCAGGGAGGCACAGAAATGCCTAAGGAGCTTGTGATTTAGAAGCAGTGACCACAGTTATTACCAAAGCTGGACAAGAAAATGACTTCTGAATTCAAGGATTGTTattgaaaattcaaaattaaaagcatttataaaattaaaagtgtTCCAGCTCTTTTTGATGAATTgagcatttgggaaaaaaacaatgattgaaatgttttgatgtgataaaatcaaaacatttttatttgttaaataatttttacataaaatcaaaaggaatgggaaaaagaaattaggaaaaatccCTAGCCACTTACTTTCAAATAAGATGACACATTAATTTAATGACCTAAAATGTAATGGAACTTGATAAGCCTTTGTGAAATACTTTTATAGTTggtaatgtgtttttttcctgagaaaatttTCTGAAGGACAACATTACCCAACTCTTCTTCTGACCAAGACTGAAAACAATACAGCATGTGATACAGCCCATTAAGTTAAATACCAGTCATGACGTTATGCTTTGCTCAcatcaaaatatattaaatctgCAGGAAAGACTGATTCAAGTGATTTAAGTGAGACTGTGGGGAGTTCCTGTAGGGCAAAAGACGGTGGCAGAATAAGTCTCTGAGtgcaaaatctgttcttttcctcAAACCTTTCCGTCCTCAAGACTGGGGAGAGAACTACCAGCATCAGTTCAGCATGACCATTGAGATGGGACTGGCCAAGGGATGTCCTTCCTGCCCAGCAGAAATCTCCCTGGGCAATAAAACACCAAGACaaagcagctcctgcctcttcttcagtgctgtttcTCTGGTTCTCCCTTGCAGTAAAATTAGGAGTCACATGCCCATAAAGGCCGTGCTTAGACTGGCTACACCTGCTCTGTGCCTTTCCCAAAACTCGGAGAAATTCCAACACAGCCAGTTACGTTACAGCGTACAGGGCCATTCTTGCCCTCCTTACAGgtctctgcattttcctttaagTCATCCAGCTCTTTGTTGCACTTGGGTATAAATCTCAGAAGCATTCAGCATCAGCtacctttaaaataaacccatgaaaagcagaaatcctAACACCCTTGATGTTGTGACAGAACGGCATGCCCAGCAGTTACCTGATTAACATGACAGAGTTGTTTAAAGCCCCCAGGCTTTAATGGAACTCTGCCTATAAGCCTActtacaaacacatttttatggCATCCTACAGTGGTTGACATGTTCCTACAGGTTACTTGGatatttactttgcttttcattatgtGTACTTTGTGACAGAAAGAGGGATCCTAGAAGGCCTGGGAAAAGCTTGAGCCCGTCATTTGTAGTAATATGAGAAGAAAGAGGTTATTAAAGTTATTTAATATCTGAGCCATTTTAAAGCAATAGGCATGAAgctaatacatttttcttgttattttacaAACACATTGAATTTACTATTCAGCtctaaatttccttttctggaaaTACCAGCTTCTGTTACAATTGGTTCTACCCCACCCACCCAAACCACCAGCCATCTCACCAAAGAAGTTTCACTGGGTCAAAATTAATTCCTAGCATAACTTCCACTAGAGCACAACTCAGAGTATATTTATCCTGTTAGCCTTTTACTCATAGATTTTTTACCAGGCAAGCACAAAGCAGTCAGCAATCAAGCAACCTCTGTACAACTAGCTTGACTGTTGCAGGGTTATGTCCATTCATACAAACAATTGCTCTGATATGGTCAAAATGTTGTAAaccttttcattctttccctGGAAAGCTTGCAATAGTGCAAGTAGAAAAATGTCAGTCTGTCAGTGGTGGAATTATCTTTATGTTGGTTATAGCTGATGTGTTTCTAGCTGCGACGATAAAATTCCGTAACTTTCTACTGGTGAAGAGTTTTCTAATCAGTACAAGAATATAGTCATAATAAGAGGGCTGTTCAGCACAAGAGCAATGTCTTTACAGGGTGGTAGGAAAAATGCTATTACATTGCATGTTCGTTTTTCTCTCTAGGGTTTCAAGATGTGCTGAGCCATGGAAGAACTTCTCCTGTCACATCCTACAGGAAGCTACAAGGCTGGTCTAGTGATCAAAATAAATGGAACGAAAAGCTTTATCCTTTCTGGGAAGAAGGAGATCCCAGATGGAAGGACTGCTGGAAAGGTGATCGCACATATGTATTTCAAAGACGCTAAGAAAATTGGCCAGAAAATCCACCTCATTGAAGAGTGCAGGTGCTATAGAGCTTTTTCATAGGTGCAATATCAACCACTGCTGCAAGGAATAGCAAATTAGAGACAATTGGCTTTGACACCATTCCCAGTACGTTGTCTGAGGATGCAGAACAGTGAGTTGTTACAGTAAATGCTTTCCCATGACTCATAGTCTTAGACATTAATACTTATCAAGAAGTATTGATGACCAGGGCTCTAGGACAAACCATTATTTGAAACACACCCTAGAGGACAGGTAGCTTCAACTGCTACCTCAGGAGGGCATTGTGGGCTTCAGTTTGACAACTTTGGTGAAGACCCCGTTTATTATCACCTGGTCTGAGCTGAGGTCTAAAGGCTATAACCCTggggagaaacaaaaatattctccttTGGAATATATTGACCCCCATGGGTAAAAGCGCATATTCTTACCTCTAAGAAGGAAATGAATGACAGACCAGGAAGTGATGTGGAGGGATATGATGAGTCCCTCTGATTGTTCTAAGTTGGGGTTTTCATAAGAGCATACGTGACTTAGGAGCACAAAACCCCTTGGAAACAGAGGAATCAATAAAGCATTTCTAACCTAAATAGCGCACAGTTGAAGGTAGCTGCTGCTCTGATGCATCCTTTACTGCAGTGAAGaccaattttctttctacaggtGGAAGGGTGACAGCCAAATTGGACACTGATAGCCCAGCACTGGTAGGATCCAACGTGACCTTTATTGTGACTCTCCAGTTTCCCAAATGCCAGAAAGAAGACAATGATGGCAACATAATACACAAGAGAAACTGTACCCAGGGTAGGTAACGGCAATCCCCCTGCACTATACACACATCTGACTATGGTGGTGGTGAACATGGtaatgctaggttaatggttggactggatgatcttaaaggtcttttccaacctacatgattctatgattctatgtcatgAATCTTTGGAAATGTCAGAGGCGCACCCTATGAACAACAGCCATGTTGCTTTTAACTGATAACTACACTCCTGTCTAACCTGCGCCACACCAGTTTCTTTCCTCAGATCACTGTGGTATTTTTACTGTTCTGCACCCGCTATATGTAATGACCAGGAAATTTAAGATTTGCCTTCACTATAAAATTGCTTTCCCAAACCAGTGAGGTTAATTTGGCTTCCTAACAAAACTGCTACTGCTTTTCAGCTCAGTCACAAGGTTGCACAGTCACAtggttttcttccaaatttatAAAGCTGTCAACTTataaaatttagatttttttttttttcaattaggAATTGTAACTCACTAACCACCATCCGCATCTTGAAAAACCCTCAAGAAAGAGTAAATCTTACATTCCCacattttaagaattaaaaacaaacaagaaaataaatcacttaAAAATCAAGGAATCTCTTGATCAGAGAATTGccttttttcatcttatttgcTGTTACATGGAGCAAAAAACCTATCATAATTCCAAGGTTTGAAGCTGCCGGATCTAGAGTGAAACAGCCTGTTGtacctttcttcctctgaattCCTAAATGTTCAACAAATTTTTTTACTaatcaaagtaattttaatttcaaggcATATCAGCAAATTTTTTGTCAGCCTGAGTTCTGCTTTTTGAATGTCTAATGTTTTGTTAACTCCTGATATCCATTATCTACTTAATATCTGTTGTGCTGTTTGGGGAAGGAAACTGTCTTTTTATTATTCAGAAAGGAACTGAAATTCATGTCTAAGTTATTTAAAGGTGCCATAGAAAACTTTTCTGACAAAACAAACTAAGTCATTTCCTCACAGTGCCTTCACGGCTGCTATTTCTATGCAAAATTTTAGATTCTGCTTGCCAAATGTTCAGGTAGCCCCATTAACTCTAGTGAAACAGTAGCGTCCTGTGTAGTTGACAGCAAGTTTTGGGCAAGAAATTTTCAATTGTGTCTGGCCCATAAgacagtaaattttttttaagcttctaaATAAAACAATGCCAAGccaaaataattcagtgtttacattaaaaaccaaagaaagcacaatcttagaaaaaacaaatgtcaGTCTAAAAATACGCCACTTAACCTGTTGTTTAAGTGCAATAACTGCTGTAACCTGGGGTGTCTGTCTCCTGTTTCCTGACTTTCTGCACATTTCTCAGTTGACTGGGAACATGTCCTATTTCTACACTTAGATCTTCCAGCTTCCCAGGATCAGCAAGTCTACATCTACAACTGGACTGAATGGATCGACAACTGTGGCTGGGAAAATTGCACAAGCAACCACAGCCATAATGTATTCCCAGATGGGAGACCTTTCCCTCATTATCCtggctggaggagaaggaacTTTGTCTACGTGTTTCACACATTTGGTTAGTACTGCAACACATCCCTTGTGTGGCTGACACTGCAAAGCTTATATTCACTTTGTACATTAACTCATTTGTCAAGCATGttttcttaaaagtcttttaaatagGATCCCACACTCTTGAGTGGAGATCCTGAATTCATGCCCTGCTTTCCAGAGAGGCCGTCAGCTCCTCGCTCTGGAAATCCTGGATTACCAGGAGATTCTCTTTATATCTGCATTCACAGTACTaccactgaagaaaattaatttcctttcagtAGTACTCAAGATCCTTTTCTAGGAAAACAGAGGGTCCGAGCAGGTTGGTCAGATGATTTGTTGATCAGTCACTGCCACTTCAGATTCTTAAATTTAAGAGAGACCATAGTGCTGAGAACATATCTTCAGATCAGTTTAATGGCGCAGCACTTCTTGCCTCTGGGGAAGTGAAAACTGCCACTGACTGTGTGGTACTGATCTGGTCACAGAGGCcaattttcagtgtttccagcTCCTGAGTATGTAATGGTTGGGCTATTCCTGACATTAGCTACATATTAAACCTTAGTATCCTAAGTCAGCTTGGCTAAATCAGTATTATCATCAGTATCAGCatgagtaataataataatgtccCAAATTTTACGTAGAGGTGATACTATTTACCTACCTCAATCAGCTGTTACAAAGGCAAATAAGCAAACATATGCAAAGGGCTCTAGGATATGAAGCAAGAAGTATTATATCTTCTTCCCACACTGAAAGCATACAAACACAAGATCACTTAAAATGCCTAAGACATAACACCATCCACTACATAATCCTAATAACTTAATGTAATGTAATTGCTTTGGGAAGATGTAGATGCCTTGGCAAAGTTTCCTTAGATTAGTGAAATTTGGGACATCTTTCTGATGCctttgaaaaaacacagaaataatggGAGTAAGAACATTGTAAAAGTGTTCAGTCCTCCGAAAACACCTGCCAGATAACTGAAAGACAATTCTAAACTATTCATTTTGATTTAGACAATCCAAGATTCACAGAGATATTGTTTCTCTTAAAACAACTTGTAGCTAGGCTGAAGGGGAAAACATACTGTAAGTTCATGTTCTGTTTCAGGTCAGTACTATGAGACAACTGGACGATCGTCAACAACGTTTTCTGTCAACACGGCAAATATCACTCTTGGCAAACACACGATGGCGGTATCCATTTACAGGAGAGGGCACTCAGCATACGTTCCAATTGCAAGAGCAAGTGCCATTTATGTTGTAACAGGTGAGCGTGCTGGAATAAACTGTAGAAAAATACTGGGGGTATTTGTTGTCTCGGTGTTAAAAGAATTCAGCACAAGTATCATCTGGCACAAAAAGAAGACATTGGCCTGAGAACGGTTTTTAATACGAATGTGGAATCTCTGCTAAATTGCCTTGAGTAGTGTAATTTGGCTAAATCAACCTTTGTATCTAACTCAGTTGCGACACCGCTACTTTGTAATAAGAAATGATTTACAAGAGGAAATGCAATCTTCCACAGATGCCTGTGATTCCTCATTTGTTCCCATACTTGCTGGGTAACTGTTTCCTACTGACATTCACTCCTCGGATCAGTAAATCAAAGTAGAAACCCGTGTTAAAGATATTAATGTCTCACATCCTGAGTGTTGCTGTTCAGGGACTTTGGAGCTGCTTGTTGTTTGCAGCCAGGTATgtgtgctttatttatttacttcttttttttttccctctccagaCAAAATTCCAATATTTGTGAGTATGTTCCAAAAACATGACCGCAACATCTCAGACTCCATTTTTATCAAAGACTCACCAATCACATTTGATGTGAAGATCCATGATCCCAGCTACTATCTTAATAATTCTGCCATCTCTTACAAGTGGAACTTTGGAGATGGAAGTGGCTTATTTGTAGTCAGCAGTTCCACTACATCTCACACCTATACTCTGCAAGGAAACTTCACTCTGAATTTAACTGTCCAGGCCATTATACCTGTACCTTGCAGGCCAGTAACACCCACTCCACCACTGCCCACCTCAGCAGGTAAGAGTTTATCAAACAGCAGGGATATTAGGAGCTATGCTAAAACTCTAAATTCTGCTATTTTAAGTTCATATCTTTATAAGTTTTACTGTCATCAATGAAAGAGCTGCAAGGCTCTGCAAACCCTCTATGAATTGGTTTAGAGACAGAATCAATAAGCATAAActcttctatgattctatggcagGCACCACTTACATATTTAACACATTACACATCCAGTTCTACCACCACAGTGACAGCATACAGAGGTCTTCAGGTGGACATGCAGTACCTATAAATCctataaatttgtttttatacGCTCTACTCAAGTGGTTTTAACCTTGCCTACTCAGGGTCATCTTCTGAGATAAGATGCAAATTTTAAGTGAGAAAGAGGTATTTCAGAACGCTCTTATAGCCAGTTCCTTTCTGGTTTGCATTAGCTTCCACCCAAAATTAAATGAGATTGGACTGAACTAGAAAAAACTTACTCATATTCCAAAATATGGGATTTCCACATGGCATTAACCCAGAATGGCTTTTCCACGTTACATTTATGCACTATCGTATTTTAGAATAACTTTCATTATGTTCAGCATTGGTTTATCATCTCAGAGGGTTTTAAGGTTTGCAAAAGGCCTGCAGTTTCAGCCTGGGTAGCTATAATACTACTACTATTAAATTGTAAATAAATGTGgctatatttttcatatttcagaattttaatatGTGCTTTTACCAAAATGTtgagtgaaaatgaaaaatgaaaggaaaggtATCATTTTCACCACTTCCCCCTTCATTTTTCCACTAGCTGTAATGTAGAGCAATGGGAAAATACCTGCTTTTAAAGAGAGCATTTTAAACCTTTTATTGGCCTTTGGATTTCTTCTATAATTGATTTGGGAATTTTAAAGAAGTGTTTAATTATATCAAACCTTGCAGTCTCACTTTTATTTCACAGAGGTGTGTGACTAGCAAGGTGGCTTTTACAGTGAGGCTGCCCAGGCTACACCAGGGTTCTACAGCTGGGcatatgtgttttctttaagGCTTATTACCATGATCCCATACAGATACACACATGACCGCACAGCTGCAAACCAAAGTCACTAATGACCTATGTAATGAATGCAGTTGAAACACATGGCCATGTTCAGAATACCTCTAAGCAGAACTTGTCCTAAAGCTGCGAATCTACTCTTCCTCCCTCAACAGTAACGACTGGAGCATCTTCTAATTCAGACTCTTCTACCACTGTTGAGTCAATGGAAGATAATCCTGATGGAGGTTGCCATATTTACAGAAATGGATACTATAGCACCAGTATCTCTGTCGTAGGTAAGGACATGGGTCAATACTTGAACACAGGAATAGGGTTAATAATGTGCAACACTGTATGGTAGAGATAATGCTTATTTACGCTCCCTTGTATCAAATACATGACACCCATGGTAAGATCCTTCTTTTGGACCTAGCTGCCACTTTTAAAGTCAGACAGCTAACTGGCTGACTTTGGTTTCTTTACACGCTCTGCCAGGACCTAGCAGCAGAGGTTATGGCCCCTGGGTTTCAGACACATGAGGCTGGAAAATTTCGCAGCTTTCAAACCCTTCAAGAGGAGTGctaagggagggaggaggttaTGGAAAACAAGACCTGAACTGAGCATCAGCCAAACACTTGAGGTTCTGTACACACAGACTTTAGAGTTTGTCATGTGTCCTACCGTTGACATCTGTTTCCTCTCCCAGAGGGAATCCTTGAGGTAAATATTATTCAGATGATGAACATCCAGATGACAGGAAGTCAAGCTGAAAACTCACTGGTTGACTTTGTTGTTACCTGCCAAGGGAGGTAAGTGCGTGAATGAAACTGTCAgtcttctctctttaaaaataattaggtGCTGGAATGCTGTCTGCACTTAGCTGCAGCTGTATGAACAAAAGTTGGGAACTGCAGTGTTTCTATTTCTTGACTGGAACTAAAGATAATGCAAGTCTCATTTGTAAACTATGGCAATGGAGGTTACTGCCAGGCTCTTAGGATTCAGAGCAAATGTCAAGCCTCAGTAAAAAGAAGAGAACTAGATAGTGGGGAGAAACAATTCTATATTTTCCTGGCCAAGACAGGATTTCAGCACTTACTGTAAAATGGGAAGCAGTACTGAAATTGGAAGGAAACCCTTTCTTTTTGGCCATGATTTTTTGACACTTAGAGTAAATGGGTGTGTTCAAGCACTTTCTTGGATAGGAAAACATTGCACTAATATTCCTAGCTCCTAGAAGGGGATTAGAGTTGACAGGACTGAGAAGTACAAGAATTGTCTTGGTAATGCAATTGGAAAACAATTAACCTCTCTTACGTTAGCGTTTACTTTTTTCACACATGATACATATAAGAATCTGCATTCCTTTCTTAATGATGTGTATTACAGGGAATGGACTTTATAAGCTGATTTGAGGCAGGTAAATCTGTGATCAACATAAATTGTTAACTGATATGTAAAACAAGCAGATAATTTTATAGATTGtacatatgcttttttttaataaaatccacacgtatgtatatatttaaaatgtataggTATGTATAAAAGCTATATATAATGTATTAATAAAACACTCTTAAATCACTATAGtgccactgatttcagtaaaCAGGCACCAGCATAAAACTGGGGCATCAGTGCAATGTGTCTATGAACTGGGCTAACAGGACTCCACAGATGCAATGTGTTCTCTCCTCCCATCCCAGTCTCCCCACAGATGTCTGCACAGTAGTTTCTGACCCCACGTGCCAGGTGTCCAAGAGTGTGGTATGCGACCCCATCGTCATCACTGATGAATGCTTACTCACCATCAGGAGAGCTTTTGAGGAACCTGGAACATATTGTATAAACATCACCTTGGGGGATGACACAAGTCAAGCCCTTGCCAGTGCGCTGATTTCTGTAAACGGAGGTGAGTCCTCACAGAGCAGATGTGGGTCATCTGTGAATAGCTTCTCCCTGTGGTCATTTCCCTGCAGCAGGGGAGAGCACAGGAATTTATATGGGGTTTTTATTATGCCTggaggctggagctggaggccTCAGCTGAGACCGCGCCAGCTTGTGTGAGAGTCCATGCAAAGATAAAGAGACGATTCTATTCCCTAAAGGAATTTTAGATGTTAGAACTTGGTTTGATTTATGTTTACGATCCAGTGGGTACAGTAATTATACAAACTCTTCAGTATCACAGAATGTGAACAGTTCTTAAGCCataatgtatttttccacagaataaCTCTGTTGGGCAGAAAAGCAGGTGGGGGACATGCCAGCCAGCCTACTCCACACATGGAGA
This sequence is a window from Pelecanus crispus isolate bPelCri1 chromosome 2, bPelCri1.pri, whole genome shotgun sequence. Protein-coding genes within it:
- the GPNMB gene encoding transmembrane glycoprotein NMB; the protein is MSGVRRHLGFLLLAEAVLCAAATRFQDVLSHGRTSPVTSYRKLQGWSSDQNKWNEKLYPFWEEGDPRWKDCWKGGRVTAKLDTDSPALVGSNVTFIVTLQFPKCQKEDNDGNIIHKRNCTQDLPASQDQQVYIYNWTEWIDNCGWENCTSNHSHNVFPDGRPFPHYPGWRRRNFVYVFHTFGQYYETTGRSSTTFSVNTANITLGKHTMAVSIYRRGHSAYVPIARASAIYVVTDKIPIFVSMFQKHDRNISDSIFIKDSPITFDVKIHDPSYYLNNSAISYKWNFGDGSGLFVVSSSTTSHTYTLQGNFTLNLTVQAIIPVPCRPVTPTPPLPTSAVTTGASSNSDSSTTVESMEDNPDGGCHIYRNGYYSTSISVVEGILEVNIIQMMNIQMTGSQAENSLVDFVVTCQGSLPTDVCTVVSDPTCQVSKSVVCDPIVITDECLLTIRRAFEEPGTYCINITLGDDTSQALASALISVNGGSSSGTTEGVFIFLGLLAVFAAIGAFVLYKRYKQYKPIERSAGQAENQEGLTAYFSNFKAIFFPSSTERNPLLKSKAGIV